One Bufo gargarizans isolate SCDJY-AF-19 chromosome 4, ASM1485885v1, whole genome shotgun sequence DNA window includes the following coding sequences:
- the PTMA gene encoding prothymosin alpha: MSDTAVDASVEKTTKDLVKSKEKEVVEETENGKEKPANGNAENEENGDDAGDNDEEEEVDEEDEEDEVEGDDDEGDEDEEADGATGKRAAEDDDDDDEDDVETKKQKKDEDD, translated from the exons ATGTCAGACACCGCAGTGGACGCCAGTGTGGAGAAGACCACCAAG GACCTGGTGAAGTCAAAAGAAAAGGAAGTTGTTGAAGAAACAGAAAATGGGAAGGAGAAGCCCGCCAATGGAAATGCA gagaatgaagagaacgGAGATGATGCAGGAGACAACGATGAAGAGGAAGAGgttgatgaggaagatgaggaggatgaAGTAGAAG GAGATGATGATGAGGGTGATGAAGATGAAGAAGCAGATGGCGCCACTGGGAAAAGAGCAGCAGAAGACGACGATGACGAC GATGAAGATGACGTTGAAACAAAGAAGCAGAAAAAGGATGAAGATGACTAG